The following are encoded in a window of Oncorhynchus mykiss isolate Arlee chromosome 31, USDA_OmykA_1.1, whole genome shotgun sequence genomic DNA:
- the hars gene encoding histidine--tRNA ligase isoform X2: MADKAQIQEAIKTQGEVVRKLKAEKASKEQIDEEVAKLLELKVQLGGDESRHQFTLKTAKGTRDYNPKQMAIREKVFNTIISCFKRHGAENIDTPVFELKETLTGKYGEDSKLIYDLKDQGGELLSLRYDLTVPFARYLAMNKVTNIKRYHIAKVYRRDNPAMTRGRYREFYQCDFDIAGQYDPMIPDAECLKIVHEILSELELGDFRIKVNDRRILDGMFAVCGVPDDKFRTICSTVDKLDKMSWEDVRSEMVKEKGLSEEAADQIGQYVSLQGGMDLAERLLQDAKMSQSKQACAGLTDMKQLFSYLQLFQVTDKVVFDLSLARGLDYYTGVIYEAILTQTGPVPVAAAQNGAGEKAEEGVSVGSVAGGGRYDGLVGMFDPKGRKVPCVGVSIGIERVFSIMEQKAEASAEKVRTTETQVMVASAQKNLLEERLRLTAELWNAGIKAEVMYKKNPKLLSQLQHCEDSGIPLVAILGEQELKDGVVKLRTVHSREEIDVSRAKLVEEIKRRTLDV; encoded by the exons ATTGATGAGGAAGTGGCCAAACTGCTAGAGCTGAAGGTTCAGCTTGGAGGAGATGAAAGCAGACACCAATTCACGCTCAAGACCGCAAAG ggaACCAGGGACTATAACCCTAAGCAGATGGCCATCAGAGAGAAAgtcttcaacaccatcatcagcTGTTTTAAACGCCACGGAGCCGAGAACATCGACACACCCGTCTTTGAGCTGAAG GAAACGTTGACAGGAAAGTATGGTGAGGATTCTAAGCTCATCTACGACCTGAAGGACCAAGGAGGAGAGCTGCTGTCCCTTAGATACGATCTCACT GTGCCTTTCGCCCGTTACCTGGCCATGAACAAGGTCACCAACATCAAGCGCTACCACATTGCCAAGGTCTATCGCCGTGACAACCCCGCCATGACCCGTGGTCGCTACAGAGAGTTCTATCAGTGT GATTTTGACATTGCAGGCCAGTACGACCCCATGATCCCAGACGCTGAGTGCCTGAAGATCGTCCACGAGATCCTGAGTGAGCTGGAGCTGGGAGACTTCCGCATCAAG GTGAACGACAGACGTATTCTAGATGGGATGTTTGCAGTGTGTGGAGTTCCGGATGACAAGTTCCGCACCATCTGCTCCACAGTGGACAAACTGGACAAG ATGTCTTGGGAGGATGTGAGGAGTGAAATGGTGAAGGAGAAGGGTCTGTCTGAGGAAGCAGCCGATCAGATCGGACAGTATGTCAGCTTGCAGG GGGGGATGGACCTAGCTGAGCGCCTGCTGCAGGATGCTAAGATGTCACAGAGCAAGCAGGCGTGTGCCGGCCTCACAGACATGAAGCAGCTCTTCAGCTACCTGCAGCTCTTCCAGGTTACAGACAAG gTGGTGTTTGACCTGAGTCTGGCCCGTGGGTTGGACTACTACACAGGTGTGATTTATGAGGCCATTCTGACCCAGACCGGCCCGGTCCCAGTGGCGGCAGCCCAGAACGGGGCGGGCGAGAAGGCTGAGGAAGGTGTGAGCGTGGGCAGCGTGGCGGGCGGTGGGCGCTACGACGGCCTGGTGGGCATGTTCGACCCCAAGGGCAGGAAGGTGCCGTGTGTGGGGGTCAGCATCGGCATCGAGAGGGTCTTCTCCATCATGGAGCAGAAGGCTGAG GCATCGGCAGAGAAGGTGCGAACCACAGAGACTCAAGTCATGGTGGCCTCGGCACAGAAAAACCTTCTGGAGGAGAGACTCCGACTGACCGCTGAACTGTGGAACGCTGGgatcaag GCAGAGGTGATGTATAAGAAGAACCCCAAGCTGCTGAGCCAGCTGCAGCACTGTGAGGACTCTGGGATCCCCCTGGTGGCGATCCTGGGGGAGCAGGAGCTCAAGGACGGGGTGGTGAAGCTCCGAACGGTCCACAGCCGCGAGGAG ATTGATGTTTCCAGAGCCAAACTAGTGGAGGAGATCAAGAGAAGGACCTTGGACGTCTAA
- the hars gene encoding histidine--tRNA ligase isoform X1 produces MINLGMASLRLYAGLVGCRSGFCARSLRTLSGMTVSQIDEEVAKLLELKVQLGGDESRHQFTLKTAKGTRDYNPKQMAIREKVFNTIISCFKRHGAENIDTPVFELKETLTGKYGEDSKLIYDLKDQGGELLSLRYDLTVPFARYLAMNKVTNIKRYHIAKVYRRDNPAMTRGRYREFYQCDFDIAGQYDPMIPDAECLKIVHEILSELELGDFRIKVNDRRILDGMFAVCGVPDDKFRTICSTVDKLDKMSWEDVRSEMVKEKGLSEEAADQIGQYVSLQGGMDLAERLLQDAKMSQSKQACAGLTDMKQLFSYLQLFQVTDKVVFDLSLARGLDYYTGVIYEAILTQTGPVPVAAAQNGAGEKAEEGVSVGSVAGGGRYDGLVGMFDPKGRKVPCVGVSIGIERVFSIMEQKAEASAEKVRTTETQVMVASAQKNLLEERLRLTAELWNAGIKAEVMYKKNPKLLSQLQHCEDSGIPLVAILGEQELKDGVVKLRTVHSREEIDVSRAKLVEEIKRRTLDV; encoded by the exons ATGATTAACCTGGGTATGGCGTCCCTGCGTCTTTATGCGGGGTTGGTGGGCTGTCGGTCTGGATTTTGTGCCCGCTCTCTACGCACCCTCTCTGGGATGACGGTGTCTCAG ATTGATGAGGAAGTGGCCAAACTGCTAGAGCTGAAGGTTCAGCTTGGAGGAGATGAAAGCAGACACCAATTCACGCTCAAGACCGCAAAG ggaACCAGGGACTATAACCCTAAGCAGATGGCCATCAGAGAGAAAgtcttcaacaccatcatcagcTGTTTTAAACGCCACGGAGCCGAGAACATCGACACACCCGTCTTTGAGCTGAAG GAAACGTTGACAGGAAAGTATGGTGAGGATTCTAAGCTCATCTACGACCTGAAGGACCAAGGAGGAGAGCTGCTGTCCCTTAGATACGATCTCACT GTGCCTTTCGCCCGTTACCTGGCCATGAACAAGGTCACCAACATCAAGCGCTACCACATTGCCAAGGTCTATCGCCGTGACAACCCCGCCATGACCCGTGGTCGCTACAGAGAGTTCTATCAGTGT GATTTTGACATTGCAGGCCAGTACGACCCCATGATCCCAGACGCTGAGTGCCTGAAGATCGTCCACGAGATCCTGAGTGAGCTGGAGCTGGGAGACTTCCGCATCAAG GTGAACGACAGACGTATTCTAGATGGGATGTTTGCAGTGTGTGGAGTTCCGGATGACAAGTTCCGCACCATCTGCTCCACAGTGGACAAACTGGACAAG ATGTCTTGGGAGGATGTGAGGAGTGAAATGGTGAAGGAGAAGGGTCTGTCTGAGGAAGCAGCCGATCAGATCGGACAGTATGTCAGCTTGCAGG GGGGGATGGACCTAGCTGAGCGCCTGCTGCAGGATGCTAAGATGTCACAGAGCAAGCAGGCGTGTGCCGGCCTCACAGACATGAAGCAGCTCTTCAGCTACCTGCAGCTCTTCCAGGTTACAGACAAG gTGGTGTTTGACCTGAGTCTGGCCCGTGGGTTGGACTACTACACAGGTGTGATTTATGAGGCCATTCTGACCCAGACCGGCCCGGTCCCAGTGGCGGCAGCCCAGAACGGGGCGGGCGAGAAGGCTGAGGAAGGTGTGAGCGTGGGCAGCGTGGCGGGCGGTGGGCGCTACGACGGCCTGGTGGGCATGTTCGACCCCAAGGGCAGGAAGGTGCCGTGTGTGGGGGTCAGCATCGGCATCGAGAGGGTCTTCTCCATCATGGAGCAGAAGGCTGAG GCATCGGCAGAGAAGGTGCGAACCACAGAGACTCAAGTCATGGTGGCCTCGGCACAGAAAAACCTTCTGGAGGAGAGACTCCGACTGACCGCTGAACTGTGGAACGCTGGgatcaag GCAGAGGTGATGTATAAGAAGAACCCCAAGCTGCTGAGCCAGCTGCAGCACTGTGAGGACTCTGGGATCCCCCTGGTGGCGATCCTGGGGGAGCAGGAGCTCAAGGACGGGGTGGTGAAGCTCCGAACGGTCCACAGCCGCGAGGAG ATTGATGTTTCCAGAGCCAAACTAGTGGAGGAGATCAAGAGAAGGACCTTGGACGTCTAA